A genomic window from Planctomycetota bacterium includes:
- a CDS encoding M48 family metalloprotease, whose protein sequence is MPSRIINRTTLSGATDMIRHLMLAGMVLAAGLLGGCNTNPATGKLQFNTLSRDEEIQIGSEAEPQFITESGGEIPDATVQAYVSAIGKKLAAVSERPDMPWAFHAVNSPIVNAFALPGGKVFITRGLMEKLHNEAEIAAVLGHECGHVNAEHIGQQMSRQMVLSGVLQAAGAVSDSQWIGTLGGAGGQLYLLKFGRDQESQADELGLRYMTKAGYDPHAMLGVMEVLKSLGNSGLEMLQTHPLPETRIERVTHLLDTGYRRTVNNPSFVLKPDAYQTSVLARLKKLPPAPQPKQQ, encoded by the coding sequence ATGCCAAGTCGTATCATCAATCGAACGACCTTATCTGGAGCGACTGACATGATCAGACATTTGATGCTCGCGGGGATGGTGTTGGCGGCGGGTCTGCTGGGCGGATGCAACACGAATCCGGCGACGGGCAAGCTGCAGTTCAACACACTCAGTCGGGACGAGGAAATCCAGATCGGCTCCGAGGCCGAGCCGCAGTTCATCACCGAATCCGGCGGGGAGATTCCCGACGCGACGGTGCAGGCATACGTCAGCGCGATCGGCAAGAAGCTGGCGGCCGTGAGCGAGCGGCCGGACATGCCCTGGGCGTTTCACGCCGTCAACAGCCCGATCGTCAACGCCTTCGCACTGCCGGGCGGGAAGGTGTTCATCACGCGCGGGCTCATGGAGAAGCTGCACAACGAAGCGGAGATCGCCGCCGTGCTCGGTCACGAATGCGGACATGTCAACGCCGAGCACATCGGGCAGCAGATGAGCCGGCAGATGGTGCTCAGCGGCGTGCTTCAGGCGGCGGGCGCGGTCAGCGATTCGCAATGGATCGGCACGCTCGGCGGCGCGGGCGGGCAGCTTTACCTGCTCAAGTTCGGGCGCGATCAGGAATCGCAGGCGGACGAACTGGGCCTGCGATACATGACCAAGGCGGGGTACGATCCGCATGCGATGCTCGGCGTCATGGAAGTGCTCAAGTCGCTGGGCAACAGCGGACTGGAGATGCTTCAGACCCACCCCCTGCCCGAAACACGCATCGAGCGCGTCACCCATCTGCTCGACACCGGCTACCGCCGCACCGTCAACAACCCCAGCTTCGTGCTCAAGCCCGACGCTTATCAGACCAGCGTGCTGGCGCGGCTGAAAAAACTGCCCCCGGCGCCGCAGCCGAAGCAGCAGTGA
- the ubiE gene encoding bifunctional demethylmenaquinone methyltransferase/2-methoxy-6-polyprenyl-1,4-benzoquinol methylase UbiE, with product MNSPMQGQPAWTDDDLRQNPHAAADKAARVQQMFSAIAESYDLNNRLHSLWRDQAWRRAAVKLCRVQPVDTVLDVACGTGDLSLAFAAAKPHRVIGVDFTHNMVRIAEHKRDHAALPVTLCAFTDGDAMRLPIADQSVDIVSIAFGIRNVSNPAAAIAEFKRVLRPGGRLCILEFSLPTNPVLRWLYNFFFRHIMPRTATLIARDRSGAYKYLPQSVNTFLGRQQMVDMMTGAGFTSVTQKPMTFGIAIAYLGLA from the coding sequence GTGAACTCCCCGATGCAAGGGCAACCCGCGTGGACGGACGACGATTTGCGGCAAAACCCGCATGCCGCCGCCGATAAGGCCGCGCGCGTGCAGCAGATGTTCAGCGCGATCGCCGAATCGTACGACCTGAACAATCGGCTTCATTCGCTCTGGCGCGATCAGGCGTGGCGACGGGCGGCCGTTAAGCTTTGCCGCGTCCAGCCCGTGGATACCGTTCTCGACGTTGCCTGCGGCACCGGTGATCTTTCGCTGGCCTTCGCCGCCGCCAAACCGCATCGCGTCATCGGTGTCGACTTCACGCACAACATGGTCCGCATCGCCGAGCACAAGCGCGATCACGCCGCATTGCCCGTGACGCTGTGCGCTTTCACCGATGGCGACGCCATGCGCCTGCCCATCGCCGATCAAAGCGTCGACATCGTCTCCATTGCTTTCGGTATTCGCAACGTCTCCAACCCCGCCGCCGCCATCGCTGAATTCAAACGCGTCCTCCGCCCCGGCGGGCGACTGTGCATCCTCGAATTCTCTCTGCCCACCAACCCCGTCCTCCGCTGGCTCTACAACTTCTTCTTCCGCCACATCATGCCCCGCACCGCGACCCTGATCGCCCGCGATCGCAGCGGGGCCTACAAGTACCTGCCCCAGTCGGTCAACACGTTCCTGGGCCGCCAGCAGATGGTCGACATGATGACCGGCGCCGGCTTCACGAGCGTGACCCAGAAACCCATGACCTTCGGCATCGCCATCGCCTACCTGGGCCTCGCCTGA